From Oryza brachyantha chromosome 9, ObraRS2, whole genome shotgun sequence, a single genomic window includes:
- the LOC102719039 gene encoding premnaspirodiene oxygenase-like has protein sequence MDEFFYQSLLLSVLAVTVLQLLKLLLVQRPRTPPGPWKLPVVGSMHHLVNVLPHRKLRDLAAVHGPLMMLQLGDTPLVVASSREMAREVLKTHDTNFATRPKLLAGEIVGYEWADILFSPSGDYWRKLRQLCAAEILSPKRVLSFRHIREDEVMMRVNEIRAAGPSTPVNLSVMFHSVTNSIVSRAAFGKKRKNAPEFMAAIKSGVGLASGFNIPDLFPRWTRVLATLTGMKRSLQGIYTTVDAILEEIIAERKGIRDDKIRSGTENVDENLVDVLIGLQEKGGIGFHLDNSKIKAIILDMFAGGTGTSASAMEWGMSELMRKPSVMKKLQAQIREAFQGKATVTEADLQASNLRYLKMVIKEALRLHPPAPLLVPRESIDVCEINGYTIPAKSRVIINAWAIGRDLKYWDDADKFVPERFEDGTIDFMGSNYEFVPFGSGRRMCPGFNYGLASIELVFTSLLYHFDWSLPEGVNEVNMEEAPGLGVRRRSPLMLCATPFIPIVPAN, from the exons ATGGACGAATTCTTCTACCAGTCGCTGCTGCTGTCCGTGTTAGCCGTGACGGTGCTGCAGCTGCTGAAGCTGCTCCTGGTGCAGCGCCCCCGCACGCCGCCGGGGCCGTGGAAGCTGCCGGTGGTCGGCAGCATGCACCACCTGGTGAACGTGCTGCCGCACCGCAAGCTgcgcgacctcgccgccgtgcacgGCCCGCTGATGATGCTGCAGCTCGGGGACACGCCGCTGGTGGTGGCCTCCTCCAGGGAGATGGCGCGCGAGGTGCTCAAGACGCACGACACCAACTTCGCCACGCGCCCCAagctgctcgccggcgagaTCGTCGGCTACGAGTGGGCCGACATCCTCTTCTCCCCTTCCGGCGACTACTGGCGCAAGCTCCGGCAGCTCTGCGCCGCCGAGATCCTCAGCCCCAAGCGCGTCCTCTCCTTCCGCCACATCAGGGAAGACGAG gtGATGATGCGTGTGAACGAGATCCGCGCGGCGGGGCCAAGCACGCCGGTGAACCTGAGCGTGATGTTCCACAGCGTGACCAACAGCATCGTCTCCCGGGCGGCGttcgggaagaagaggaagaacgCGCCGGAGTTCATGGCGGCCATCAAGTCCGGCGTCGGGCTGGCCAGCGGCTTCAACATCCCGGACCTCTTCCCGAGGTGGACCCGCGTGCTGGCGACGCTCACCGGCATGAAGCGCAGCCTGCAGGGCATCTACACGACGGTGGACGCCATCCTCGAGGAGATCATCGCCGAGAGGAAGGGCATCCGCGACGACAAGATCAGGAGCGGCACCGAGAACGTCGACGAGAACCTCGTGGATGTGCTCATCGGCCTGCAGGAGAAAGGTGGCATTGGATTCCACCTTGACAATAGCAAAATCAAGGCGATCATCCTG GACATGTTTGCTGGTGGAACGGGGACATCGGCATCAGCGATGGAATGGGGGATGTCGGAGCTCATGCGTAAGCCCTCCGTGATGAAGAAACTTCAGGCACAAATCCGAGAAGCATTCCAAGGAAAGGCAACCGTGACGGAGGCTGACCTTCAGGCAAGCAACCTTCGTTACCTGAAGATGGTGATCAAGGAGGCGCTCCGACTACACCCCCCTGCGCCTCTACTAGTGCCACGTGAGAGCATCGACGTGTGCGAGATCAATGGATATACTATTCCAGCCAAGTCACGTGTCATTATCAATGCATGGGCCATAGGTCGTGACCTCAAGTACTGGGACGATGCCGATAAGTTTGTGCCAGAACGATTTGAGGATGGGACCATCGACTTTATGGGTAGCAACTATGAGTTTGTCCCCTTTGGGTCTGGCCGAAGGATGTGCCCTGGTTTCAACTACGGTCTTGCTAGTATAGAGCTGGTGTTCACAAGTTTACTCTATCACTTTGACTGGTCACTTCCAGAGGGTGTCAATGAGGTGAATATGGAGGAGGCACCAGGTCTGggtgtgcgccgccgctcaccaCTGATGTTGTGTGCCACCCCATTCATCCCGATCGTCCCTGCAAACTAG